A window from Micromonospora profundi encodes these proteins:
- a CDS encoding HAD family hydrolase, whose protein sequence is MATERPTGVLFDVDGTLVDTTYLHTVSWWEALRQADQQVPMATVHRAIGMGADKLLDHLLGPERDRDEDPKLRDAHDTLYGEYWERLTPLPRAADLLRACADRGLRVVLATSAAEHEVGALRRALNADDVIDTVTSSADAQQSKPAPDILVAALEQSGLAAERVVFVGDSVWDVAAAGKLDIPCVGLTCGGTSRGELAGAGAVAVYDDPAALLAELTDSPLTRPR, encoded by the coding sequence ATGGCCACCGAACGCCCCACCGGAGTCCTCTTCGACGTCGACGGCACCCTTGTCGACACCACGTACCTGCACACTGTGAGCTGGTGGGAGGCGCTGCGGCAGGCCGACCAGCAGGTGCCGATGGCGACCGTCCACCGGGCGATCGGTATGGGCGCCGACAAGCTTCTCGATCACCTGCTCGGCCCGGAGCGGGACCGCGACGAGGACCCGAAGCTGCGCGACGCGCACGACACCCTGTACGGCGAGTACTGGGAACGACTCACGCCGCTGCCGCGGGCGGCGGACCTGCTGCGCGCCTGCGCCGACCGAGGGCTACGGGTGGTGCTCGCGACCTCGGCGGCGGAGCACGAGGTGGGTGCGCTGCGCCGGGCGCTCAACGCCGACGACGTGATCGACACCGTGACCTCGTCGGCGGACGCGCAGCAGAGCAAACCGGCACCGGACATCCTGGTGGCGGCCCTGGAGCAGTCCGGGCTGGCCGCCGAGCGGGTCGTTTTCGTCGGCGACTCGGTCTGGGACGTCGCGGCGGCCGGCAAGCTGGACATCCCCTGCGTGGGGTTGACATGCGGTGGCACCAGCCGGGGTGAGCTGGCGGGCGCGGGCGCTGTGGCCGTGTACGACGACCCCGCCGCGCTGCTTGCCGAGTTGACCGACTCTCCGCTGACCCGGCCGAGGTGA
- a CDS encoding cation:proton antiporter yields the protein MDPVDVEFALVGLGTLLAGVLPRLLERRPLSMPIAFLALGMVVFLLPINLPAPDPLAHPDLATHLTEIGVIVALMGAGLKIDRPLSWARWSSTWRLLAIAMPLCIAAVALLGWWWAGLVPAAALLLAAALAPTDPVLAADVQVGEPTDVEDSEDEVRFALTSEAGLNDGLAFPFVYAAIAIASTSLAPREWVAHWFAVDVLWKVGVGVGGGLLIGWLLGKLFFRAPSELRLARHAEGFLALAATFLAYGVVEVAGGYGFLAVFVAARAIRSAERTHEFHAVLHDFAEQIERLLTLVLLLLLGGAIVTGLLAPLTWQAATVGLLLVFLIRPVIGWLSLRGAPGRPAEHVVISLFGIRGVGSFYYLAYATTQADFPQAELLWATVGLVVLVSVVVHGIAATPVMQLLDREGERTADPSERGGDARPVGAGHA from the coding sequence GTGGACCCGGTCGACGTCGAGTTCGCGCTTGTGGGTCTGGGAACTCTGCTGGCGGGCGTCCTGCCCCGGCTGTTGGAGCGCCGCCCCCTGTCCATGCCGATAGCGTTCCTCGCCCTGGGCATGGTGGTGTTCCTGCTGCCGATCAACCTCCCGGCGCCGGACCCGCTTGCCCATCCGGATCTGGCCACCCACCTGACCGAGATCGGGGTGATCGTCGCCCTGATGGGCGCCGGCCTGAAGATCGACCGTCCGTTGAGTTGGGCGCGCTGGTCGTCGACCTGGCGGTTGTTGGCCATCGCGATGCCGCTGTGCATCGCGGCGGTGGCGCTGCTCGGGTGGTGGTGGGCGGGCCTGGTGCCTGCTGCGGCGTTGCTGCTGGCCGCCGCGCTGGCCCCTACCGATCCGGTGCTCGCCGCCGACGTGCAGGTCGGCGAGCCGACCGATGTGGAGGACTCCGAGGACGAGGTCCGTTTCGCGTTGACCTCGGAGGCCGGCCTGAACGACGGGTTGGCGTTCCCTTTCGTGTACGCGGCCATCGCCATCGCCTCGACGAGCCTCGCCCCGCGCGAGTGGGTGGCCCACTGGTTCGCCGTCGACGTGCTCTGGAAGGTGGGCGTCGGGGTGGGCGGCGGGCTGCTCATCGGCTGGCTGCTGGGCAAGCTGTTCTTCCGGGCGCCAAGCGAGTTGCGGCTGGCCCGGCACGCCGAGGGCTTCCTGGCGCTGGCCGCCACGTTCCTGGCGTACGGGGTCGTGGAGGTGGCCGGCGGGTACGGCTTCCTGGCGGTGTTCGTGGCCGCTCGGGCGATCCGGTCCGCCGAGCGGACCCACGAGTTCCATGCGGTGCTGCACGACTTCGCCGAGCAGATCGAGCGGTTGCTGACCCTCGTGTTGTTGCTGCTGCTGGGCGGCGCGATCGTGACTGGTTTGCTCGCCCCGCTGACCTGGCAGGCGGCGACCGTCGGGCTGCTGCTGGTCTTCCTGATCCGGCCGGTCATCGGCTGGTTGTCGCTGCGCGGCGCGCCGGGCCGGCCGGCCGAGCACGTGGTGATCTCGCTGTTCGGCATCCGCGGGGTGGGCTCGTTCTACTACCTCGCGTACGCCACCACGCAGGCGGACTTTCCGCAGGCGGAGCTGCTGTGGGCCACTGTCGGGCTGGTGGTGCTGGTCTCCGTGGTGGTGCACGGGATCGCGGCGACCCCGGTCATGCAGTTGTTGGACCGCGAGGGCGAGCGCACCGCGGATCCGTCCGAACGTGGCGGCGACGCCCGACCCGTCGGCGCGGGCCACGCCTGA
- a CDS encoding NAD(P)/FAD-dependent oxidoreductase yields MSVDRGAVVVGAGVAGVACAVELVRAGVPVRVRERGHVCGGRMASKRFAGRPADIGAAYFTVSDTDFAAVVDTWRAAGLVREWTDTFQSYDTNGRHEVPGPMRYAAPRGLRSLVEHLAAPLPVTVDRLVLSVGPGPTVDGERVGAVALAMPGPQAALLLDPALADATRVVQAQTWSPSLAAVLRFRSRHWAAFHGAFVNDHRVLSLVCDDGDRRGDDAPVLVAHTVPEFAARHLAQPTAAGPAIAQAVRDLLGLHEEAADVHVHRWTYAKPAGDTTGGTCHLDADGIGLAGDAFGKPRVQSAWRSGRDLGRALAARLG; encoded by the coding sequence GTGAGCGTGGACCGGGGTGCGGTGGTGGTCGGTGCAGGCGTCGCGGGGGTGGCCTGCGCGGTGGAGCTGGTCCGGGCCGGCGTGCCGGTGCGGGTCCGCGAGCGGGGGCACGTCTGCGGCGGCCGGATGGCAAGCAAACGCTTCGCGGGGCGACCCGCCGACATCGGCGCCGCGTACTTCACCGTGAGCGACACCGACTTCGCCGCTGTGGTCGACACGTGGCGCGCCGCCGGCCTGGTCCGGGAGTGGACCGACACCTTCCAGTCGTACGACACGAACGGCCGCCACGAGGTTCCCGGCCCGATGCGCTACGCCGCGCCGCGCGGACTGCGGTCGCTCGTCGAACACCTGGCCGCGCCACTGCCGGTGACCGTCGACCGGCTGGTGCTCAGCGTGGGACCCGGGCCGACGGTCGACGGCGAGCGGGTCGGCGCTGTGGCCCTGGCCATGCCCGGCCCGCAGGCCGCCCTGCTGCTCGACCCCGCACTTGCCGACGCCACAAGGGTCGTGCAGGCGCAGACCTGGTCGCCGTCGTTGGCCGCGGTGCTGCGGTTCCGGTCCCGGCACTGGGCCGCCTTCCACGGCGCGTTCGTCAACGACCACCGGGTGCTCAGCCTCGTCTGCGACGACGGCGACCGGCGGGGTGACGACGCGCCAGTGCTTGTCGCGCACACAGTGCCGGAGTTCGCCGCCCGACACCTCGCCCAGCCAACCGCGGCCGGCCCGGCGATCGCACAGGCCGTGCGGGACCTGCTCGGCCTGCACGAGGAGGCCGCCGACGTGCACGTGCACCGCTGGACGTACGCGAAGCCGGCCGGCGACACCACCGGCGGCACCTGCCACCTCGACGCCGACGGCATCGGCCTGGCCGGCGACGCGTTCGGCAAGCCCCGGGTGCAGAGCGCGTGGCGGTCCGGCCGCGACCTCGGTCGCGCCCTGGCGGCCCGGCTCGGCTGA
- a CDS encoding DUF3072 domain-containing protein: MTDRSNEQADPRGAIKDPDEWVTGDEPPTAAQESYLATLAREADAALPDDLTKAEASKRIDELQAETGRGQ; the protein is encoded by the coding sequence ATGACGGACCGCAGCAACGAACAGGCCGACCCACGCGGCGCGATCAAGGACCCGGACGAGTGGGTCACAGGTGACGAGCCGCCCACGGCCGCCCAGGAGTCGTACCTGGCGACGCTCGCCCGGGAGGCGGACGCGGCGCTGCCGGACGACCTCACCAAGGCGGAGGCTTCCAAGCGGATCGACGAGCTCCAGGCCGAGACGGGTCGCGGCCAGTAG
- a CDS encoding metallophosphoesterase family protein: MRLVLTADTHLPKRARDLPAQLWTAIEAADVVVHAGDWVDESLLDAMTARSRRLVGVYGNNDGPALRARLPEVAHVDLDGLRVAVVHETGPRTGREQRCAARFPDTDLLVFGHSHIPWDTVAPGGLRLLNPGSPTDRRAQPHATYLTAEIRDARLTAVELHRLPARR, from the coding sequence ATGCGGCTGGTGCTCACGGCGGACACCCATCTGCCCAAGCGTGCCCGGGACCTGCCCGCGCAGCTCTGGACCGCCATCGAGGCGGCCGACGTGGTCGTGCACGCGGGCGACTGGGTCGACGAGTCGCTGCTCGACGCGATGACCGCGCGGTCGCGGCGCCTCGTCGGGGTCTACGGCAACAACGACGGCCCGGCGCTGCGCGCCCGACTGCCGGAGGTGGCGCATGTCGACCTCGACGGGCTGCGGGTCGCCGTGGTGCACGAGACCGGCCCCCGGACCGGCCGCGAGCAGCGGTGCGCGGCCCGCTTTCCCGACACCGACCTGCTGGTCTTCGGGCACTCCCACATCCCGTGGGACACGGTGGCCCCCGGCGGGCTGCGTCTGCTCAACCCCGGCTCACCCACCGACCGCCGCGCCCAGCCGCACGCCACGTACCTCACCGCCGAGATCCGTGACGCGCGGCTGACAGCTGTCGAGCTGCACCGGCTGCCCGCCCGCCGCTGA
- a CDS encoding general stress protein, which translates to MTSASGPTAAWRPGAQNGNLLPAGPGGRLSAPAGDGHGPESGPPTVTIGSYPDYPAAQRVVDHLADNRFPVEHSAIVGTNLTLVETVLGRMTTGRAALLGAGTGAWFGLFIGLLFGIFTVGNWLAVILVGLVIGAIWGAVFGAVAHAMTGGQRDFTSASSLRAGQYAVIVDAQLADQARQVLSRLQMPQPAHSH; encoded by the coding sequence ATGACCTCAGCTTCGGGGCCGACCGCCGCATGGCGGCCCGGCGCACAGAACGGCAACCTGCTTCCGGCCGGTCCGGGAGGACGACTGTCCGCACCGGCCGGTGATGGGCACGGGCCGGAGAGCGGCCCGCCCACCGTGACGATCGGCTCGTATCCGGACTATCCGGCCGCGCAGCGGGTTGTCGACCATCTGGCCGACAACCGCTTCCCGGTGGAGCACAGCGCCATCGTCGGCACCAACCTCACGCTCGTGGAGACGGTGCTCGGCCGGATGACCACCGGTCGCGCCGCCCTGCTCGGCGCCGGCACCGGCGCCTGGTTCGGGCTCTTCATCGGCCTGCTGTTCGGCATCTTCACCGTCGGCAACTGGCTCGCGGTGATCCTTGTCGGCCTGGTCATCGGTGCGATCTGGGGCGCCGTCTTCGGCGCTGTCGCGCACGCCATGACCGGCGGGCAGCGGGACTTCACCTCGGCAAGCTCACTACGAGCCGGCCAGTACGCGGTGATCGTCGACGCGCAGCTCGCCGACCAGGCCCGGCAGGTGCTGTCCCGGCTACAGATGCCCCAGCCGGCGCACTCGCACTGA
- a CDS encoding DUF1684 domain-containing protein yields MRDLELADWRERVARLYLSDVDLAGFRAGRDDLFATHPQSPIPQTDRPGFTGLRYFPPNPEAVVEAPLRPATGELRVDTAGPDGVVAYRRVAVAETPWGPLTLWWIEAYGGGLFVPVRDGTCGQDTYGGGRYLTDTVKGTFGRGVELLPGDRVRLDANYLYNPSCAYDDRWACPLAPPENRLDVPLRAGELAYHD; encoded by the coding sequence GTGCGGGATCTGGAGTTGGCCGACTGGCGCGAGCGCGTGGCCCGGCTGTACCTGTCCGACGTCGACCTCGCCGGCTTCCGCGCCGGCCGCGACGACCTCTTCGCCACCCATCCGCAGAGCCCGATCCCGCAGACCGACCGGCCCGGCTTCACAGGGCTGCGCTACTTCCCGCCCAACCCCGAGGCGGTGGTCGAGGCGCCGCTGCGGCCCGCCACCGGCGAGCTGCGCGTCGACACGGCCGGCCCGGACGGGGTCGTGGCCTACCGGCGGGTCGCGGTGGCCGAGACGCCGTGGGGGCCACTGACCCTGTGGTGGATCGAGGCGTACGGGGGCGGGCTGTTCGTGCCCGTACGCGACGGCACCTGCGGGCAGGACACCTACGGCGGGGGCCGGTACCTCACCGACACGGTGAAGGGCACCTTCGGCCGGGGCGTCGAGCTGCTGCCCGGCGACCGGGTCCGGCTGGACGCCAACTACCTCTACAACCCGAGCTGCGCGTACGACGACAGGTGGGCCTGCCCGCTGGCGCCTCCGGAGAACCGCCTCGACGTGCCGCTGCGCGCCGGCGAACTCGCGTACCACGACTGA
- a CDS encoding TetR/AcrR family transcriptional regulator, whose product MTAERLTLAAADLADEVGMPNVTVAALARHFGVKDASLYFHIRNAQELRVRVALLALAELADRVADALAGRAGKDALVAFANAYRAYATQHPGRYAAMQIDLDPDTAAASAGVRHAAMTRAILRGYQLTEPDQTDAVRMMHSTFHGFVSLERTGGFRHTPRSADDSWARTLDALHTVLSNWPARSDASTPTA is encoded by the coding sequence ATGACCGCCGAGCGCCTGACGCTTGCCGCCGCCGACCTGGCCGACGAGGTGGGCATGCCCAACGTCACAGTCGCGGCGCTCGCCCGGCACTTCGGCGTCAAGGACGCGAGCCTCTACTTCCACATCAGGAACGCGCAGGAGCTGCGGGTCAGGGTGGCGCTGCTGGCACTCGCGGAGCTGGCCGACCGGGTCGCCGACGCGCTCGCCGGCCGCGCCGGCAAGGACGCGCTCGTGGCCTTCGCCAACGCGTACCGGGCCTACGCCACACAGCACCCCGGCCGGTACGCCGCCATGCAGATCGACCTCGACCCGGACACCGCCGCCGCGAGCGCCGGTGTCCGGCACGCCGCGATGACCCGGGCGATCCTGCGCGGCTACCAGCTCACCGAGCCGGACCAGACCGACGCCGTACGGATGATGCACAGCACCTTCCACGGGTTCGTGAGCCTGGAGAGGACCGGCGGTTTCCGCCACACTCCCCGCAGCGCGGACGACTCCTGGGCGCGTACCCTCGACGCCCTGCACACCGTCCTGAGCAACTGGCCGGCGCGCTCCGACGCCTCGACGCCCACCGCCTAG
- a CDS encoding FBP domain-containing protein yields the protein MLALSEPAIRASFVNCTQGEAKRLAVPNDLDFRPWADLDFLGWRDPAATQRAYLVAETDGGLVGVALRVAAQQTGRARRSMCSLCLTTHTGDGVALMSARKAGAGGRQGNSVGAYICSDLGCSLYLRGKKDAGRRIDETITLDEKIERTTGHLAAFLRRVTE from the coding sequence ATGTTAGCCCTTTCCGAGCCCGCCATCCGCGCGTCCTTCGTCAACTGCACTCAGGGCGAGGCGAAGCGGCTGGCCGTACCCAATGATCTTGATTTTCGACCGTGGGCCGATCTGGACTTCCTCGGTTGGCGGGACCCCGCCGCGACGCAGCGGGCCTACCTGGTGGCCGAGACCGACGGTGGGCTCGTCGGTGTGGCGCTGCGGGTCGCGGCGCAGCAGACCGGGCGCGCCCGACGGAGCATGTGCTCGCTGTGCCTCACCACGCACACCGGCGACGGCGTCGCGCTGATGTCCGCCCGCAAGGCCGGGGCGGGCGGCCGGCAGGGCAACTCGGTGGGCGCGTACATCTGCTCCGACCTGGGCTGTTCGCTGTATCTGCGGGGCAAGAAGGACGCCGGTCGGCGCATCGACGAGACCATCACCCTGGACGAGAAGATCGAACGCACCACCGGACACCTCGCGGCGTTCCTGCGCAGGGTGACCGAGTGA
- a CDS encoding GNAT family N-acetyltransferase encodes MEHVELTVADLLLRPWSDEDAPAVRDALNDPAIVQWNPQGGGPIDDGAALLWVKRRADWSAGDHASLAVTAANGGELLGSVSLHHIRHGDASIGYWTVPAARGRGVAGRAVGRLTEWAFADLRLHRVELCHAVANRASCRVADRAGYLAEGTLRESYRYGDGRRHDEHLHARLATDR; translated from the coding sequence GTGGAACACGTCGAGCTCACCGTCGCCGACCTGCTGCTGCGCCCCTGGTCGGACGAGGACGCCCCGGCGGTGCGCGACGCCCTGAACGATCCGGCCATCGTCCAGTGGAACCCGCAGGGTGGCGGCCCGATCGACGACGGGGCCGCCCTGCTCTGGGTCAAGCGACGGGCCGACTGGTCGGCCGGCGACCACGCTTCCCTGGCGGTGACCGCCGCGAACGGTGGTGAACTGCTGGGCTCGGTCTCGCTGCACCACATCCGCCACGGCGACGCCTCCATCGGCTACTGGACGGTGCCGGCGGCGCGGGGCCGTGGAGTGGCGGGGCGCGCCGTCGGCCGGCTCACCGAATGGGCGTTCGCCGACCTCCGGCTGCACCGGGTGGAGTTGTGCCACGCGGTAGCCAACAGGGCCTCCTGCCGGGTCGCCGACCGGGCCGGCTACCTCGCCGAGGGAACGCTTCGCGAGTCGTACCGGTACGGCGACGGCCGCCGCCACGACGAGCACCTGCACGCCCGCCTGGCGACCGACCGCTAG
- a CDS encoding MarR family winged helix-turn-helix transcriptional regulator, with product MTESLDSTRAAAWRAYIEASQRLVTQLEDDLRADSDLSFADYHVLVLLSEAPGQRLRMGELASRLVFSPSRLTYQISSMQRRGLVSKEACPDDRRGSEAVLTAAGLLALAEAAPHHLASVRTHLMDDLDDAEVACLTRVFERLGHRLRAARSTSTTHTTSQGATDARDHR from the coding sequence GTGACAGAGAGCCTGGACAGCACCCGAGCGGCCGCCTGGCGTGCCTACATCGAGGCGAGCCAGCGCCTGGTCACCCAACTGGAAGACGATCTGCGGGCCGACAGCGACCTCAGCTTCGCCGACTACCACGTGCTGGTCCTGCTCTCCGAGGCGCCGGGGCAGCGGCTCCGGATGGGTGAGCTGGCCAGCCGGCTGGTCTTCTCCCCCAGCCGCCTCACCTACCAGATCTCCTCCATGCAGCGGCGCGGGCTGGTCAGCAAGGAGGCGTGTCCGGACGACCGGCGCGGCAGCGAGGCGGTGCTCACCGCCGCCGGGCTGCTCGCCCTCGCCGAAGCCGCGCCTCACCATCTGGCGTCGGTGCGTACCCATCTGATGGACGACCTCGACGACGCCGAGGTCGCCTGCCTCACCCGGGTCTTCGAACGGCTCGGCCACCGCCTGCGGGCGGCCCGGTCCACCTCGACCACCCACACCACGAGTCAAGGAGCCACCGATGCCCGCGATCACCGTTGA
- a CDS encoding pirin family protein produces MPAITVDNVLVLPRLPRLDETTAFRKVRTVTTAPSGFEGEGFPVRRAFAGVSTTDLDPFIHLDQMGEVDYAPGEPRGTSWHPHRGFETVTYIIDGVFDHHDSHGGGGTITNGDTQWMTAGSGLLHIEAPPEHLVLSGGLFHGTQLWVNLPRAAKMNPPRYQDIRGRESALLTTPDGGALIRVIAGEVAGHQGPGSTFTPITITHVTVQPGAQVDLPWQPDFNALVYVLGGRGTVGTDRRPIRTGQLAVHGPGDALRFDANAEQDSNTPALDLYIMGGQPIREPVAQYGPFVMNTRDELIQAFEDFQAGRLGVVPSERVPHTDGQGSRP; encoded by the coding sequence ATGCCCGCGATCACCGTTGACAACGTCCTCGTCCTGCCGCGCCTGCCGCGGCTCGACGAGACCACCGCCTTCCGCAAGGTCCGTACGGTGACCACCGCACCCAGCGGCTTCGAGGGCGAGGGCTTCCCCGTCCGCCGGGCCTTCGCCGGGGTGTCGACCACCGACCTGGACCCGTTCATCCACCTCGACCAGATGGGCGAGGTGGACTACGCGCCGGGCGAGCCGAGGGGCACCTCGTGGCACCCACACCGCGGTTTCGAGACCGTCACCTACATCATCGACGGGGTCTTCGATCACCACGATTCGCACGGTGGCGGCGGCACCATCACCAACGGCGACACCCAGTGGATGACAGCCGGTAGTGGCCTGTTGCACATTGAGGCACCGCCGGAGCATCTGGTGCTCAGCGGTGGGCTGTTCCACGGCACCCAACTGTGGGTCAACCTGCCTCGGGCGGCCAAGATGAACCCGCCCCGCTACCAGGACATCCGGGGGCGGGAGTCGGCGCTGCTCACCACGCCGGACGGCGGCGCGCTGATCCGGGTCATCGCCGGTGAGGTGGCCGGGCACCAGGGTCCGGGCTCCACCTTCACGCCGATCACCATCACGCACGTCACGGTGCAGCCCGGGGCGCAGGTCGACCTGCCCTGGCAGCCCGACTTCAACGCCCTGGTGTACGTCCTCGGCGGGCGCGGCACCGTCGGCACCGACCGCCGGCCGATCCGCACCGGTCAGCTCGCCGTGCACGGGCCGGGTGACGCGCTGCGCTTCGACGCGAACGCCGAGCAGGACAGCAACACCCCGGCGCTGGACCTCTACATCATGGGCGGGCAGCCGATCCGTGAGCCGGTGGCACAGTACGGCCCGTTCGTCATGAACACCCGGGACGAGCTGATCCAGGCGTTCGAGGACTTCCAGGCCGGCAGGCTCGGCGTTGTCCCCAGCGAGCGGGTGCCGCACACCGACGGCCAGGGCTCACGGCCCTGA
- a CDS encoding phospholipase D family protein, which produces MPLQDWFLTAQERANPVSELPVWTTGNLAEPLIHGVAYFDRLVDEVQALTTGDHLFFTDWRGDPDQLLRPGGPTVAQLFAQAAQRGVVVKGLIWRSHLDVLAYSEAENRTLSEAVSAAGGEVLLDQRVRRGGSHHQKLVVLRHPDAPERDIAFAGGIDLCHSRRDDAAHHGDPQPVLMSPRYGPRPPWHDVQLAVRGPVVGALDTLFRERWTDPMPLDSENPMAYLRDRLRGADLRPDPLPAQPPDPPECGPHQIQVLRTYPAVRPRYSFAPDGERTVARGYTKAVRRARRLIYLEDQYLWSTEVANLFAQALRDNPELHLVAVVPRHPDVDGTLALPPNMVGREQALSLCERAAPDRVHVFDVENHDGGPVYVHAKVCVVDDVWASVGSDNFNRRSWTHDSELSCAVLDDTRDGRKPTDPAGRGDGARVFARDLRLRLWREHLDRDADGADDADLLDPAAAVAAVTAAADALQRWYDDGQVGDRPPGRLRPHRPERLPWYTRAWALPVYRLVYDPDGRPLRARLAGTW; this is translated from the coding sequence GTGCCGTTGCAGGACTGGTTCCTCACCGCGCAGGAACGTGCCAACCCGGTCTCTGAGTTACCCGTCTGGACCACGGGAAACCTCGCTGAGCCGCTGATTCACGGTGTCGCGTACTTCGACAGGCTCGTCGACGAGGTGCAGGCCCTGACCACCGGTGACCATCTGTTCTTCACCGACTGGCGGGGCGACCCGGACCAGCTGCTGCGTCCGGGCGGCCCGACTGTGGCTCAACTCTTCGCCCAGGCCGCCCAGCGCGGCGTGGTGGTCAAGGGGCTGATCTGGCGTTCACACCTCGACGTGCTTGCCTACAGCGAGGCGGAGAACCGCACCCTCAGCGAGGCGGTCTCCGCGGCCGGCGGCGAGGTCCTGCTTGACCAGCGGGTCCGGCGCGGCGGCTCGCACCACCAGAAGCTCGTGGTGCTGCGGCACCCGGACGCCCCGGAGCGCGACATCGCGTTCGCCGGTGGCATCGACCTGTGCCACAGCCGCCGAGACGACGCGGCGCACCACGGCGATCCGCAGCCGGTGCTGATGTCCCCCCGCTACGGCCCCCGCCCACCCTGGCACGACGTGCAGCTCGCGGTGCGCGGCCCGGTGGTCGGCGCGCTGGACACCCTGTTCCGGGAGCGCTGGACCGACCCGATGCCGCTGGACTCGGAGAACCCGATGGCGTACCTGCGGGACCGGCTGCGCGGCGCGGACCTGCGCCCGGATCCGCTGCCCGCGCAGCCGCCCGACCCGCCCGAGTGCGGGCCGCACCAGATCCAGGTGCTGCGCACCTACCCTGCGGTCCGGCCGCGCTACTCCTTCGCGCCCGACGGCGAGCGCACGGTGGCCCGGGGCTACACCAAGGCGGTACGCCGCGCCCGCCGGCTCATCTACCTGGAAGATCAGTACCTCTGGTCGACCGAGGTGGCGAACCTCTTCGCACAGGCACTGCGGGACAACCCCGAGTTGCACCTGGTGGCCGTGGTGCCCCGGCATCCGGACGTGGACGGCACCCTGGCGCTGCCACCGAACATGGTCGGCCGGGAGCAGGCACTGTCGCTGTGCGAGCGCGCCGCTCCGGACCGGGTGCACGTGTTCGACGTGGAGAACCACGACGGCGGCCCGGTCTACGTGCACGCGAAGGTCTGCGTGGTCGACGACGTCTGGGCAAGCGTCGGCAGCGACAACTTCAACAGGCGGTCCTGGACGCACGACAGCGAGCTGTCCTGCGCGGTGCTCGACGACACGCGCGACGGACGGAAGCCCACCGACCCGGCGGGCCGAGGTGACGGGGCGCGGGTGTTCGCCCGGGACCTGCGGCTGCGTCTGTGGCGCGAGCACCTGGACCGCGACGCGGACGGCGCTGACGACGCCGACCTGCTCGACCCGGCGGCCGCCGTCGCGGCCGTCACGGCCGCTGCCGACGCGCTTCAACGGTGGTACGACGACGGCCAGGTGGGCGATCGGCCGCCCGGCCGGCTGCGCCCACACCGCCCGGAGCGCCTGCCGTGGTACACCCGCGCCTGGGCGTTGCCCGTGTACCGCCTGGTCTACGACCCCGACGGCAGGCCGCTGCGGGCCAGGCTCGCCGGCACCTGGTGA
- a CDS encoding SigB/SigF/SigG family RNA polymerase sigma factor produces the protein MTAPTITEQPSTTAAAQTSTTTKLDPRALTDSAADLLNAMAALPANHPSRAALRDRAIEAWLPLANHLAHRYSGRGEPTDDLAQTAAVGLIKAIDKFDPSRGVDFAGYAIPTIIGELKRHFRDRTWDIRVPRRLQELRLAISDANSSLLQTLGRSPTVADIAAHLKLTEEEVLEGLEGARAYNAVSLSTPTGDGDRATELGDMLGGEDSEFELAELRVALGPALATLDEREQKILTLRFYGNLTQSQIADQIGVSQMHVSRLLARALTKLRGQLDGTY, from the coding sequence ATGACCGCGCCAACGATCACCGAGCAGCCGAGCACCACCGCTGCCGCGCAGACGAGCACCACCACGAAGCTCGACCCGCGTGCGCTCACCGACAGCGCCGCCGATCTGCTCAACGCCATGGCCGCGCTGCCGGCCAACCACCCGTCGCGCGCCGCACTGCGCGACCGCGCGATCGAGGCCTGGCTGCCACTGGCCAACCACCTCGCCCACCGCTACAGCGGGCGGGGCGAGCCGACCGACGACCTGGCGCAGACCGCCGCCGTCGGCCTCATCAAGGCCATCGACAAGTTCGACCCGTCCCGCGGCGTCGACTTCGCCGGCTACGCGATCCCCACCATCATCGGTGAGCTGAAGCGGCACTTCCGCGACCGCACCTGGGACATCCGGGTGCCGCGTCGCCTCCAGGAGCTGCGGCTGGCCATCTCCGACGCCAACAGCTCGCTCCTGCAGACCCTCGGCCGCTCGCCGACGGTTGCCGACATCGCCGCCCACCTCAAGCTCACCGAGGAAGAGGTCCTGGAGGGCCTGGAGGGTGCCCGCGCGTACAACGCGGTGTCCCTGTCCACCCCGACCGGCGACGGCGACCGGGCCACCGAGCTGGGCGACATGCTCGGCGGCGAGGACAGCGAGTTCGAGCTGGCCGAGCTGCGCGTCGCCCTCGGCCCCGCGCTTGCCACGCTCGACGAGCGGGAGCAGAAGATCCTCACCCTGCGGTTCTACGGCAACCTGACCCAGTCGCAGATCGCCGACCAGATCGGCGTCTCGCAGATGCACGTCTCCCGGCTGCTGGCCCGGGCGCTGACCAAGCTGCGCGGCCAGCTCGACGGCACGTACTGA